The following are from one region of the Plasmodium gaboni strain SY75 chromosome 12, whole genome shotgun sequence genome:
- a CDS encoding hypothetical protein (conserved Plasmodium protein, unknown function): MKNEDSTYKEDKYSKYSKENIEKICPSPYVGPNISNTVESVYFVNYRAVVVKTKNYYVTQNSYMLFGDVFKIYNLKGEIKKIHAFFPGDENNLSDTLIMLKTTIVAVTTSKGEALRLADEINMTCKICHKKRKATKFSIEGFLRKVRCDTCRVKPRSAICKNINNNKNINNNKKINNPKNHTNNINNNINDNNINNKNNDSVRQDQNEIQSNQNKHLTKNKIIKYENMDEQNIKNEKVKNSNIKKVNTKGCNITNNKTKRIDNNIKNDINNNYINNNYINNNFIDNNYMENNYIDNNYIDNNYIDNNYIENNYIENNYADNNFSDNNIIDNTDKIQSHNYKHTNSNSMIKYINNNYSASQNQIFFPEEENRNHFIENDSNKRDEIISMIIELIKYISCMQKALIKASEGNFLIENPDVNVENVSKLIQSAQQLCKKLLNQNNIEGDNANNNLYVPSMFLPHNNEKGNTIKNDENIDNMNHNINNINNNNYNINYNNMNNINPNQLKIKYTKMYQAKVNNITRTSNININNNNNNNNSGSADMFYNMNNQNDISTTNTHIMNHSYINRNDQNRNNNMNNDTDSNIYVNHKNNESNIINSINNMSIMNNINNINNINNINNIKNINNINNINSMNNMNNMNNMNNINNMNSTNNMLNNKSERYKYNIDNEYSKNIQNNQSYVIPYYYNNRHNINYSTSLDTSTNEQKNKSYIKDNKEYMYENNKQDEQEEKNHYHDQQGKQQQHNISHTKNNFYNNKQQFLFSTLSKQYNTNVNISFANINNSLSNICKSVSKNYNLKDTVLNIEK, encoded by the coding sequence atgaaaaatgaagattctacatataaagaagataagtattcaaaatattcaaaagagaatatagaaaaaatatgtcCTAGTCCATATGTAGGACCTAATATATCTAACACAGTTGAATCCGtttattttgttaattATAGAGCTGTTGTAGTAAAAACaaagaattattatgttACTCAAAACTCTTATATGCTTTTTGGTGATGtctttaaaatatataatttaaaaggagaaataaaaaaaatacatgCATTTTTTCCAGgagatgaaaataatttatcaGATACATTAATAATGTTAAAAACTACAATCGTTGCTGTTACTACATCTAAAGGAGAAGCTTTGCGTTTGGCTGATGAAATTAATATGACATGTAAAATATGTCataagaaaagaaaagCAACCAAATTTTCTATAGAAGGATTTCTAAGAAAGGTTAGATGTGACACATGTAGAGTTAAACCACGAAGTGCtatttgtaaaaatataaacaacaataaaaatataaataacaataaaaaaataaacaacCCAAAAAATCACactaataatataaacaataatataaatgataataatataaataataaaaataacgATTCAGTAAGACAAGATCAAAATGAAATACAAAGTAATCAAAATAAACATcttacaaaaaataaaattattaaatatgaaaatatggatgaacaaaatataaaaaatgaaaaagtTAAAAATAGTAATATCAAAAAGGTTAATACAAAAGGTTGTAATATCACAAATAATAAGACAAAAAGgattgataataatataaaaaatgatataaacaataattatataaacaataattatataaacaataattttattgacaataattatatggaaaataattatattgacaataattatattgacaataattatattgataataattatattgaaaataattatattgaaaataattatgcTGACAATAATTTTAGTgacaataatattattgaCAATACAGATAAAATACAATCTCATAATTATAAACATACAAATTCTAATTCAATgattaaatatattaataataattactCAGCTAGCCAAAatcaaattttttttccagAGGAAGAAAACAGGAATCATTTTATAGAGAATGATTCCAATAAGAGAGATGAAATCATTTCAATGATAATAGAacttataaaatatatctcCTGCATGCAAAAGGCATTAATAAAAGCATCTGAAGGGAATTTCTTAATTGAGAATCCAGATGTCAATGTAGAAAATGTATCCAAATTGATACAGTCGGCTCAACaattatgtaaaaaattattgaatcaaaataatatagaagGAGACAATgcaaataataatttatatgtacCTTCTATGTTTCTTCCtcataataatgaaaaaggaaatacaataaaaaatgatgaaaatatagataacatgaatcataatataaataatataaataataataattataatattaattataataatatgaataatataaatccGAACCAACtaaaaattaaatacaCAAAAATGTATCAAGCCAAagttaataatataacCAGAACTAgcaatataaatataaataataataataataataataatagtgGAAGTGCCGatatgttttataatatgaacaatcAAAATGATATCAGTACTACAAACACTCACATAATGAATCATTCTTATATTAATAGAAATGATcaaaatagaaataataatatgaataatgaTACAGATAGcaatatatatgtaaatcataaaaataatgaaagtaatattattaatagtaTCAACAATATGAGCataatgaataatataaacaatataaataatataaataatataaataatataaaaaatataaataatattaataatattaatagtatgaataatatgaataatatgaataatatgaataatataaataatatgaatagCACCAATAATATGCTTAACAATAAAAGTgaaagatataaatataatatagaCAACGAATATTCCAagaatatacaaaataatcAATCATATGTAATaccatattattataataatcgtcataatataaattattctACATCTTTAGATACTTCAAcaaatgaacaaaaaaataaatcatatataaaggataataaagaatatatgtatgaaaACAATAAACAGGATGAacaagaagaaaaaaatcACTATCATGATCAACAAGGAAAACAACAACAACATAATATAAGtcatacaaaaaataatttttacaACAATAAACAACAATTCTTATTTTCAACCTTGTcaaaacaatataatacTAATGTCAATATTTCGTTTGCAAATATAAACAATTCATTATCTAATATTTGTAAGAGTGTCTCTAAAAATTATAATCTCAAAGATACTGTTTTAAATATAGAAAAGTAA